The Agromyces hippuratus genome has a window encoding:
- a CDS encoding LysR family transcriptional regulator — MSRHLDLRAACEAFVSVAERESFTAGAIGAGVTQSVASRRIAALEQHLGARLFERTSRRVVLTEFGRGVLPSAIKLVDAALELSEDAERSHRLPVTIGMPHSFDAAVAARIAAAASSRSMTVEFLPGLPAERAAAFAAGRTSLDIEPVAPDRARWAVPLGVAGTGPTEGDFFFSELRPRRGIRSLVRLWLAPEDDVPHVRDRLERVRNGAGLAPTQLRTAPSLIAAMSAGLGGDDLVLCTGSEAVSFGLRWRALGDLRLVRGYAVAGRERELLARFLEFAGADVAELLQSAPVAGGPSETRPTRGGTHAD; from the coding sequence ATGTCGCGACACCTCGACCTCCGGGCCGCGTGCGAGGCGTTCGTGTCCGTCGCCGAGCGGGAGAGCTTCACGGCCGGCGCCATCGGAGCCGGTGTCACCCAATCCGTTGCCAGTCGGCGCATCGCGGCCCTCGAGCAGCACCTCGGAGCACGCCTCTTCGAGCGCACCTCGCGCCGCGTGGTGCTGACCGAGTTCGGTCGCGGAGTGCTGCCGAGTGCGATCAAACTCGTCGACGCGGCGCTCGAACTCTCCGAAGACGCCGAGCGGTCGCATCGGCTCCCCGTGACGATCGGCATGCCGCACTCCTTCGACGCCGCCGTGGCCGCGAGGATCGCCGCCGCGGCATCGAGCCGGTCGATGACCGTCGAGTTCCTGCCGGGGCTTCCGGCGGAACGCGCGGCGGCGTTCGCGGCAGGGCGCACCTCGCTCGACATCGAGCCCGTCGCGCCCGATCGCGCCCGATGGGCGGTGCCGCTCGGGGTCGCGGGCACGGGCCCGACGGAGGGCGACTTCTTCTTCTCCGAGCTGCGACCGCGCCGCGGCATCCGCTCGCTCGTCAGGCTCTGGCTGGCGCCCGAAGACGACGTGCCGCATGTTCGCGACCGCCTCGAGCGGGTGCGGAACGGCGCGGGACTCGCGCCCACCCAGCTGCGAACCGCGCCGTCGCTCATCGCCGCGATGTCGGCGGGGCTCGGCGGCGACGACCTGGTGCTCTGCACGGGCTCAGAGGCCGTCTCGTTCGGGCTCCGATGGCGAGCGCTCGGAGATCTGCGTCTGGTGCGCGGGTACGCCGTGGCCGGGCGCGAGCGGGAGCTCCTCGCACGATTCCTCGAGTTCGCCGGTGCCGACGTCGCCGAGCTGCTGCAGTCCGCCCCGGTCGCGGGCGGTCCGTCCGAGACCCGACCGACTCGAGGCGGAACGCATGCAGACTGA
- a CDS encoding serine hydrolase: MQTDRAVLRDAGDVLHSAGLRASIVVRDLGSGRQLSIAADDAYPLASVVKLPLALAVLQRIDDGRLDPARPVMLEPADRTPGQTGYSRFRHPTTVSIEDLLYMAVCLSDDTAADALFDLCPPDAVTASLREAGIAGITVRHSIRELHRTLASVLPPEQMPQALALAIRASTRGGGHLIPQLDVSSANAGTANACVELLDRIWRSPAIDGQKERLRGLLAMNVMRQRLAPDLESDDAAWHSKTGTFLHLRHEVGVLEHADGRALAIAVLSESSVPAQRQPAAEQALGLATKLLHDRVRSAAA; this comes from the coding sequence ATGCAGACTGATCGCGCCGTGCTCCGCGACGCGGGTGACGTGCTGCACTCGGCGGGCCTGCGCGCCTCGATCGTGGTGCGCGATCTCGGGAGCGGGCGGCAGCTGTCGATCGCGGCCGACGACGCCTACCCGCTCGCCTCCGTCGTGAAGCTTCCGCTCGCGCTCGCCGTGCTGCAGCGCATCGACGACGGGCGGCTCGACCCGGCCCGGCCGGTGATGCTCGAACCCGCCGATCGAACGCCGGGGCAGACCGGCTACTCCCGGTTCCGGCATCCGACCACCGTCTCGATCGAGGACCTCCTGTACATGGCCGTGTGCCTGAGCGACGACACCGCGGCCGACGCCCTGTTCGACCTCTGCCCGCCCGATGCGGTCACGGCGTCGCTGCGCGAGGCGGGCATCGCGGGCATCACGGTGCGCCACTCGATCCGCGAGCTGCACCGCACCCTCGCGAGCGTGCTGCCGCCCGAGCAGATGCCGCAGGCGCTCGCGCTCGCCATCCGGGCGTCCACCCGAGGCGGCGGGCACCTGATTCCGCAGCTCGACGTGTCGAGCGCGAACGCGGGCACCGCGAACGCGTGCGTCGAGCTCCTCGACCGCATCTGGCGGTCGCCCGCGATCGATGGCCAGAAGGAGCGGCTGCGCGGCCTGCTGGCGATGAACGTCATGCGTCAGCGACTCGCACCCGACCTGGAGTCCGACGATGCCGCGTGGCACTCGAAGACCGGCACGTTCCTGCACCTGCGCCACGAGGTCGGCGTGCTCGAGCACGCCGATGGTCGTGCGCTCGCCATCGCGGTGCTCAGCGAGTCATCCGTGCCGGCGCAGCGCCAGCCCGCCGCCGAGCAGGCGCTGGGGCTCGCGACGAAGCTGCTGCACGATCGGGTCCGCTCGGCCGCGGCCTGA
- a CDS encoding carboxylesterase/lipase family protein has translation MQPLSDERAPLEGVIETSTGALRGETIDGIARYLGVPYAAPPFGERRFRLPEPVEPWQGVRDTTAFGPTAPQAPYAGALGELLPTVAIPGDEILHVNIWAPADAAGAQLPVMVWMHGGSLKHGSNALPGYDGSAFARDGVVFVSVNYRLGSEGFSVLEGAPLNLGLHDQLAALRWVQREIAEFGGDPDRVTVFGQSAGGATVAALAASPVASEVMQRAIVMSGPLEVKSPADAGRITALIARELGVPATRDAFAAIDPDRLVAAQAKVLAGSSPLGGGPAFSIATDDDLVPASPADGFAAGASSNVPLLIGTTTEEYRLWLVPSGAVDKITRLHLALGRRAAKISAAAVRRYRANRPGAKHGEVFGAILTDVLLRRSEYRVADARATAGAPTWVYEFAWRSPVRDLGAAHAVELGFVFDGLAAPDSVALAGASAPQSLASAMHEAWVAFATAGEPGWPRWGAERTLRIFDGVDDPVAPAPRLDELQELGG, from the coding sequence GTGCAACCACTCAGCGACGAGCGGGCACCCCTCGAGGGTGTCATCGAGACCTCCACCGGCGCCCTCCGCGGCGAGACCATCGACGGCATCGCCCGGTACCTGGGCGTTCCGTATGCCGCACCGCCCTTCGGCGAGCGCCGGTTCCGCCTGCCGGAACCGGTCGAACCGTGGCAGGGGGTCCGCGACACGACGGCCTTCGGACCGACCGCTCCGCAGGCGCCCTATGCCGGGGCGCTCGGCGAACTGCTGCCGACGGTCGCGATCCCGGGCGACGAGATCCTGCACGTCAACATCTGGGCACCGGCGGATGCCGCGGGCGCGCAGCTGCCCGTCATGGTCTGGATGCACGGCGGATCGTTGAAGCACGGGTCGAACGCGCTGCCCGGCTACGACGGGTCGGCGTTCGCCCGCGACGGCGTCGTGTTCGTCTCGGTCAATTACCGACTCGGCTCCGAGGGCTTCTCGGTGCTCGAGGGCGCTCCGCTCAATCTCGGCCTGCACGACCAGCTCGCCGCCCTCAGGTGGGTGCAGCGCGAGATCGCCGAGTTCGGCGGGGATCCCGACCGGGTCACGGTCTTCGGCCAGTCGGCCGGCGGAGCGACCGTCGCCGCCCTCGCCGCGTCGCCCGTCGCGAGTGAGGTGATGCAGCGGGCGATCGTCATGAGCGGGCCGCTCGAGGTGAAGTCTCCCGCCGATGCGGGCAGGATCACCGCGCTCATCGCCCGCGAACTCGGCGTGCCCGCCACTCGCGACGCCTTCGCGGCGATCGATCCCGATCGGCTCGTGGCGGCGCAGGCCAAGGTGCTCGCGGGCAGCTCGCCGCTCGGCGGCGGTCCGGCGTTCTCCATCGCGACCGACGACGACCTCGTGCCCGCTTCGCCCGCCGACGGCTTCGCAGCCGGCGCCTCGTCGAACGTGCCGCTCCTCATCGGCACGACCACGGAGGAGTACCGCCTCTGGCTCGTGCCGAGCGGCGCCGTGGACAAGATCACGCGCCTGCATCTGGCCCTCGGGAGGCGAGCTGCCAAGATCTCGGCGGCTGCCGTGCGTCGGTACCGCGCCAACCGGCCCGGGGCGAAGCACGGCGAGGTGTTCGGCGCGATCCTCACCGACGTGCTGCTGCGACGTTCCGAGTACCGGGTTGCCGATGCACGGGCGACGGCCGGCGCACCGACATGGGTCTACGAGTTCGCGTGGCGCAGCCCGGTGCGCGACCTCGGCGCGGCGCACGCCGTGGAGCTCGGGTTCGTCTTCGACGGGCTCGCCGCGCCCGACTCGGTGGCGCTCGCCGGGGCATCCGCGCCGCAGTCGCTCGCCTCGGCCATGCACGAGGCGTGGGTCGCCTTCGCGACCGCCGGCGAACCCGGTTGGCCGCGGTGGGGCGCCGAACGCACTTTGCGCATTTTCGACGGCGTCGACGACCCGGTCGCTCCGGCACCCCGACTCGATGAGCTGCAGGAACTCGGCGGCTGA
- a CDS encoding SRPBCC family protein, protein MPVITATVVVPVDPALAFAVSQTTGEVRLRWDTFIREQYFLDGATRAAKGVRTVTVSRRGARMVSEYVSYRPPTSVGMRVVDAPWFFERLGGGWHFSAHGSGDTLASWKYNFVCRPAVIRPIAEWIGTRVIRRDIDRRIAGFAAGCLDPIVVAEARRMLDAV, encoded by the coding sequence ATGCCCGTCATCACGGCCACCGTGGTCGTTCCCGTCGACCCGGCCCTCGCGTTCGCCGTGTCGCAGACCACGGGCGAGGTGCGGTTGCGCTGGGACACGTTCATCCGCGAGCAGTACTTCCTCGACGGTGCGACCCGGGCCGCGAAGGGGGTGCGCACGGTGACGGTCTCGCGACGGGGTGCGCGCATGGTGAGCGAGTACGTGTCGTATCGACCGCCGACGAGCGTCGGCATGCGGGTCGTCGACGCCCCGTGGTTCTTCGAGCGGCTCGGCGGCGGCTGGCATTTCTCCGCCCACGGGAGCGGTGACACGCTCGCGAGCTGGAAGTACAACTTCGTGTGCCGCCCCGCGGTCATCCGCCCGATCGCGGAGTGGATCGGCACGCGCGTCATCCGACGCGACATCGATCGCCGCATCGCCGGGTTCGCGGCCGGATGCCTCGATCCGATCGTCGTCGCGGAGGCGCGGCGGATGCTCGACGCGGTCTGA
- the msrA gene encoding peptide-methionine (S)-S-oxide reductase MsrA has product MTARTETAILAGGCFWGMEDLIRKRPGVISTRVGYTGGDVPNATYRNHGTHAEAIEIVFDPETESFRDLLEFFFQIHDPSTKNRQGNDIGTSYRSAIFPTSDEQEVVAYETIADVDASGLWPGPATTEVAPAGPFWEAEPEHQDYLEKYPNGYTCHFVRPGWKLPKRDSEPAA; this is encoded by the coding sequence ATGACTGCACGAACCGAGACCGCGATCCTCGCCGGCGGCTGTTTCTGGGGCATGGAGGACCTGATCCGCAAGCGCCCCGGGGTGATCAGCACCCGCGTCGGCTACACGGGCGGCGACGTGCCGAATGCGACGTACCGCAACCACGGCACGCACGCCGAGGCCATCGAGATCGTGTTCGACCCCGAGACGGAGTCGTTCCGCGACCTCCTCGAGTTCTTCTTCCAGATCCACGACCCGTCGACGAAGAACCGCCAGGGCAACGACATCGGCACGAGCTACCGCTCCGCGATCTTCCCGACGAGCGACGAGCAGGAGGTCGTCGCGTACGAGACGATCGCCGACGTCGACGCCTCCGGTCTCTGGCCGGGCCCGGCGACGACCGAGGTCGCGCCCGCCGGTCCGTTCTGGGAGGCCGAGCCCGAGCACCAGGACTACCTGGAGAAGTACCCCAACGGCTACACGTGCCACTTCGTGCGGCCGGGCTGGAAGCTGCCGAAGCGCGACAGCGAGCCCGCGGCGTAG
- the msrB gene encoding peptide-methionine (R)-S-oxide reductase MsrB, with translation MSQDYRKTPEAIARLTPKQYSVTQEDGTEPAFRNEYWDHHEPGLYVDVVSGQPLFASTDKYDSRSGWPSFTKPIEPDAVTEKTDRSLFMKRVEVRSSGADSHLGHVFDDGPREAGGLRYCMNSAALRFVPLAELDEAGYGRYRALFENQENAR, from the coding sequence GTGTCACAGGACTACCGGAAGACTCCCGAGGCCATCGCCCGCCTCACACCGAAGCAGTACTCGGTCACGCAGGAGGACGGCACCGAGCCGGCCTTCCGCAACGAGTACTGGGACCACCACGAGCCCGGCCTCTACGTCGACGTCGTCTCGGGGCAGCCGCTGTTCGCCTCGACCGACAAGTACGACAGCCGCTCGGGCTGGCCGAGCTTCACGAAGCCGATCGAACCCGACGCGGTGACCGAGAAGACCGATCGCTCGCTCTTCATGAAGCGCGTCGAGGTGCGGTCGAGCGGCGCCGACAGCCACCTCGGCCACGTCTTCGACGACGGCCCTCGCGAGGCCGGCGGGCTTCGCTACTGCATGAACTCCGCGGCCCTGCGTTTCGTTCCGCTCGCCGAGCTGGACGAGGCGGGCTACGGTCGATACCGCGCACTGTTCGAGAACCAGGAGAACGCACGATGA
- the metH gene encoding methionine synthase: MTQASAQTDSASTDIEGAVRPERSVHLLEALAQRVVIADGAMGTMLQEHDPSLDDYQQLEGCNEILNVSRPDIIGRIHDAYFETGIDAVETNTFGANWSNLSDYGIDDRIEELAAAGAAIARERAEAWQARDGRERWVLGSMGPGTKLPSLGHTSYAHLKSTFALQAEGLIRGGADAFLVETSQDLLQTKSAVNGCKQAIAATGVRLPIFVEVTVETTGTMLMGSEIGAALTALEPLGVDAIGLNCATGPDEMSEHLRHLSKFSNVPVMCMPNAGLPVLGANGASYPLTPEELATAHEQFVREFGLGLVGGCCGTTPAHMSAVVARLRGAEASDRRIEADPGVASLYQHVSFEQESSYLAIGERTNANGSKAFREAMLDERWDDCVDIARNQVRDGANLLDVCVDYVGRDGVADIREVVSRLASASTLPLVVDSTEPAVLQAGLELIGGRPVVNSVNFEDGEGGTSRFARIMPLVKEHGAAVIALTIDEEGQARTAENKVRIASRLVDTLVGEWGMRVDDIIVDALTFPIATGQEETRRDAIETIDAIQQITAKYPGINTTLGVSNVSFGLNPAARSVLNSVFLHEAVEAGLTSAIVDAAKIVPLASVPEDRRKVALDLVWDRREYDADGTLTYDPLVAMLDLFAGVDMAAIRDARAAELAALPVGERLERRIIDGEAKGLEADLDLARAGGLSAIDIINVHLLEGMKVVGERFGSGEMQLPFVLQSAEVMKSAVALLEPHMEKSSAGGKGTMVIATVRGDVHDIGKNLVDIILSNNGYEVINLGIKQPIADIIKAAEEHDADVIGMSGLLVKSTVVMKENLEELNARGLAKRWPVILGGAALTRTYVEDDLAGIFDGQVRYARDAFEGLALMEPLVAIARGADPATVGLPPLKKRIHRPGLLTVTEPEQMPARSDVAADNPVPTPPFWGTRIVKGIALAEYSAFLDERATFMGQWGLKPSRADDGASYDELVETEGRPRLRYWLDRILAEGLLDASVAYGYFPVVADGDDMVVLHHGDDPDGLLGAAGLLAPDGGSGGALGGDRLRFHFPRQRRDRHLCLADFVRSRDAGQVDVVAVQLVTAGQRVSEATAKIFAENRYRDYLELNGLAMQLTEALAEYWHSRVRDELGLGGEDPDDVAGLFKLHYRGARFSLGYPACPDMEDRRKVVELLKPERMGVVLSEELQLHPEQSTDAFVFHHPEAKYFSV; the protein is encoded by the coding sequence GTGACTCAGGCCTCAGCGCAGACGGATTCCGCCTCGACCGACATCGAGGGAGCGGTGCGACCCGAGCGATCCGTGCACCTGCTCGAGGCGCTCGCACAGCGCGTCGTCATCGCCGACGGGGCGATGGGCACGATGCTCCAGGAGCACGACCCGAGCCTCGACGACTACCAGCAGCTCGAGGGCTGCAACGAGATCCTGAACGTCAGCCGCCCCGACATCATCGGGCGGATCCACGACGCCTACTTCGAGACCGGCATCGACGCCGTCGAGACGAACACCTTCGGTGCGAACTGGTCGAACCTCTCCGACTACGGCATCGACGACCGCATCGAGGAGCTCGCCGCGGCGGGCGCCGCGATCGCCCGGGAGCGCGCGGAGGCCTGGCAGGCGCGCGACGGCCGTGAGCGCTGGGTGCTCGGCTCCATGGGACCTGGCACGAAGCTGCCGAGCCTCGGGCACACGAGCTATGCGCACCTCAAGTCGACCTTCGCCCTGCAGGCGGAGGGCCTCATCCGCGGCGGCGCCGACGCCTTCCTCGTCGAGACCTCGCAGGACCTGCTGCAGACCAAGAGCGCCGTGAACGGCTGCAAGCAGGCGATCGCGGCGACCGGCGTGCGGCTGCCGATCTTCGTCGAGGTGACCGTCGAGACGACCGGCACCATGCTCATGGGCTCCGAGATCGGCGCTGCCCTCACTGCGCTCGAACCGCTCGGCGTCGACGCGATCGGCCTGAACTGCGCGACCGGGCCCGACGAGATGAGCGAGCACCTGCGCCACCTCTCGAAGTTCTCGAACGTGCCCGTCATGTGCATGCCGAACGCGGGCTTGCCCGTGCTCGGCGCGAACGGCGCGAGCTACCCGCTCACTCCCGAGGAGCTCGCGACCGCGCACGAGCAGTTCGTGCGCGAGTTCGGCCTGGGCCTCGTCGGCGGATGCTGCGGCACCACGCCGGCGCACATGAGCGCCGTCGTCGCGAGGCTGCGGGGTGCCGAGGCATCCGATCGCCGTATCGAGGCCGACCCCGGTGTCGCGAGCCTCTACCAGCACGTCAGCTTCGAGCAGGAGAGCTCGTACCTCGCGATCGGCGAGCGCACCAACGCCAACGGCTCGAAGGCCTTCCGCGAGGCGATGCTCGACGAGCGGTGGGACGACTGCGTCGACATCGCCCGCAACCAGGTGCGCGACGGCGCCAACCTGCTCGACGTCTGCGTCGACTACGTGGGGCGCGACGGGGTCGCCGACATCCGCGAGGTCGTCTCACGGCTCGCGAGCGCCTCGACGCTGCCGCTCGTGGTCGACTCGACCGAGCCGGCCGTGCTGCAGGCCGGGCTCGAGCTCATCGGCGGCCGCCCCGTCGTCAACTCGGTGAACTTCGAAGACGGCGAGGGCGGCACCAGCCGCTTCGCCCGCATCATGCCGCTCGTCAAGGAGCACGGCGCCGCGGTCATCGCCCTGACGATCGACGAGGAGGGCCAGGCGCGCACCGCGGAGAACAAGGTGCGCATCGCCTCGCGACTCGTCGACACCCTGGTGGGCGAGTGGGGCATGCGCGTCGACGACATCATCGTCGACGCCCTGACGTTCCCGATCGCGACGGGGCAGGAGGAGACCCGACGCGACGCCATCGAGACGATCGACGCGATCCAGCAGATCACGGCGAAGTACCCGGGCATCAACACGACCCTCGGCGTCTCGAACGTCTCGTTCGGGCTGAACCCCGCGGCGCGGTCGGTGCTGAACTCGGTGTTCCTGCATGAAGCGGTGGAGGCAGGACTCACGAGCGCGATCGTCGACGCGGCGAAGATCGTGCCGCTCGCCTCGGTGCCCGAGGACCGCCGCAAGGTCGCGCTCGACCTCGTGTGGGACCGGCGCGAGTACGACGCCGACGGCACGCTGACCTACGACCCGCTCGTGGCGATGCTCGACCTGTTCGCCGGCGTCGACATGGCCGCGATCCGCGATGCGCGTGCGGCAGAGCTCGCAGCGCTGCCCGTGGGCGAGCGCCTCGAGCGCCGCATCATCGACGGCGAGGCCAAGGGGCTCGAGGCCGACCTCGACCTGGCGCGCGCCGGGGGACTGAGCGCGATCGACATCATCAACGTGCACCTGCTCGAGGGCATGAAGGTCGTCGGCGAGCGCTTCGGCTCGGGCGAGATGCAGCTGCCGTTCGTGCTGCAGTCGGCCGAGGTGATGAAGAGCGCCGTGGCCCTGCTCGAACCCCACATGGAGAAGTCGTCTGCCGGCGGCAAGGGCACGATGGTCATCGCGACGGTGCGCGGCGACGTGCACGACATCGGCAAGAACCTCGTCGACATCATCCTCTCGAACAACGGTTACGAGGTGATCAACCTCGGCATCAAGCAGCCCATCGCCGACATCATCAAGGCGGCCGAGGAGCACGATGCCGATGTTATCGGCATGTCGGGCCTCCTCGTGAAGTCGACCGTCGTGATGAAGGAGAACCTCGAGGAGCTGAACGCCAGGGGCCTCGCGAAGCGCTGGCCCGTCATCCTCGGCGGCGCCGCCCTCACCCGCACGTATGTCGAGGACGATCTCGCCGGGATCTTCGACGGCCAGGTCCGCTATGCCCGCGACGCCTTCGAGGGACTCGCGCTCATGGAGCCGCTCGTGGCGATCGCCCGCGGCGCCGATCCGGCGACCGTCGGCCTGCCACCGCTGAAGAAGCGCATCCACCGGCCGGGGCTGCTCACCGTCACCGAGCCCGAGCAGATGCCGGCACGATCGGATGTCGCGGCCGACAACCCCGTACCGACCCCGCCGTTCTGGGGTACCCGCATCGTCAAGGGCATCGCGCTCGCCGAATACTCCGCGTTCCTCGACGAGCGCGCCACGTTCATGGGGCAGTGGGGCCTGAAGCCGAGTCGCGCCGACGACGGCGCGAGCTACGACGAGCTCGTCGAGACCGAGGGCCGCCCGCGCCTGCGGTACTGGCTCGACCGCATCCTCGCCGAGGGGCTGCTCGACGCGTCAGTGGCCTATGGCTACTTCCCGGTCGTCGCCGACGGCGACGACATGGTCGTGCTCCACCACGGCGACGACCCCGACGGGTTGCTCGGCGCGGCCGGCCTGCTCGCGCCCGACGGCGGCTCGGGCGGTGCGCTCGGCGGCGATCGACTGCGATTCCACTTCCCGCGGCAGCGCCGCGATCGGCACCTCTGCCTCGCCGACTTCGTGCGCTCGCGCGACGCCGGGCAGGTCGATGTGGTCGCCGTGCAGCTCGTCACCGCCGGGCAGCGCGTCAGCGAGGCGACCGCGAAGATCTTCGCCGAGAACCGCTATCGCGACTACCTCGAGCTCAACGGCCTCGCGATGCAGCTCACCGAGGCGCTCGCCGAGTACTGGCACTCGCGCGTGCGCGACGAACTCGGCCTCGGCGGGGAGGACCCCGACGACGTCGCCGGGCTCTTCAAGCTGCACTACCGCGGTGCGCGCTTCTCGCTCGGCTACCCGGCCTGCCCCGATATGGA